Genomic window (Vigna radiata var. radiata cultivar VC1973A chromosome 1, Vradiata_ver6, whole genome shotgun sequence):
TAAAAATtgggtttcattaaagaaaggCTTAATATCCNTNatggtccctattttcgttaagTGTGTTCGAAATGGTCCTAGTTTTATTTNAGATTTTACCTCANTATGNCTGTACGGACTCCACGTGGACagttaaatgccacatcaacaCTTTTCTGCACAGCTGGAGTTTctgccgttaacgatttaaacggcatctacaaaaaggaccaaattgaacaaaattttcatactttagaactaaattgaacaaaaaaaataaatggggACCAATTCGAATTTTGccaaccaaaatagggaccattagtaCTATTAAGCCTTTTTTTCAGTGGGAAATAATagaaagaatagaaaaacataaaaaagaatattataaatatggTTTCATTCTGATTTTTGAcgcatttattaattttttaactaattattattatgaaccATAATTAAAGTATGACATTATTGTTGGTAGTTTAAATGGATAATTtggttatttaattttacttagtCATTGTAAAACAGGTTGGGTGGCGGTTAAAAATTGACCCAAGTCACAGAGACGCGTCGGTGGTGGTTAACCGTAGGTTTAATGTAATGTTAGCtaaaggaagagagagagagagataggaGAGAGAAACAACCGAACAACCGCTTTGTGTCTTTGCGCTCTATTTcactttctatatatattttatgcattACATACCCATTTTGACATAGCTCAACAACAActcagaaaaagaagaaatttgataGAAGAAGACAGGGCAGAGCTGCAGCCGAGAAAACCCATGGCTGAATCCGTTTCAGTAGACATGGAGTTGATCCTTCTAGCCAGAAAGGTTTCTTCTTTTCTGCCTTTCTCTCTCAAGTTCTAAGCTTTTTCCTAATGGGTTCATTTCTCTTCATTACCCTCTTCCAATTTCTCCTTTCACCACATTCTTTCTGctaaaatttttttcttgaagaacCCTTGACACTTTCGCATAATCGGGAACTTTTTAGTTGAGCAATTCGTCATGGGGGTGATTTTGTTTTCCTTCTATTGTTTCATTTCATCATGTTCTTCCTTTGAAATGTTTGTGTTTTGCATCGCCAATCCATTTGGATTAGGGAGATTTTACCATGTCAGGCGGCTGATCTTCACATTCCATATATCATATTTGCGACATAGTTCTTTGAATTGTGACTATCCTTCATCACATTGAGATATTTCGCAGTTGAACTCCTGGATCACCATTTTGAATttcagttttttctttatttatttgagcTGTTATCGGGCTTCTTATATGGATTTAGCGATTTTTGGAAGAAATGGATTTTACCTTTGCATTTGCAGCATTGGATGCGGTTTAGATGATATGGGAAATTTCATTGTTATTTTCATGTACACATTttgttgttttccttttcattttattcttctttttgttttttaggtgGGGTCAAgggttcttcttttctttttctgcctCCTGTATTTTATATGATGATGTTCATCGCTTTGAAGGAATTGGATCCTTTGTGGTTTGGCTTTTCTGTCTCATCGGTTCTTTCAGAGTGCATTACAGTCTATAAGAATCATCGCTCTGCCTTTCTTAGCCTTTTGATCATTCTTGTACTTGGGCCAATTCTATCTGTTACTTTGTGCTTTATATACGTATCGGTTATTTATTGGATTAGGTAAAGTCGTTTTTTATATGACATTTTAAGACACTGTCCTCATTTTACTGGCTTTACCTTGTTTTGTTTATTGAGGATACAATGATTGGAATCTGACACTGCTTATgccatttatctttttttttcaaactcgaGTTAATATGCTATTGGCCTATTGCTTGTTAGTTTGGGTCATCCAAAAAGACGAGTAGGGGCACATGGGCAGCCATGTcagtatataaataatttagatatATGTTTGAAACAGTTTTTCATTACTTGAATGGAGTACATACAAAATAAAGGATATCTTTTGCTTTACAGGGACGTTCTTTTTCACTAGAAAGTTTGCTTCAATTTTTGTGCTTCTTTGccccattttttcttcttttgtatttttgacGTACACTTACTTCAGAATATTATTCTAGGAACATCATATTCGAACGGGCTGTGGTTCTGTATCTGTTATAGTATGTGGCGATCAAGACAAACCACCTCTGATCACTTATCCAGATGTAGCCTTAAATTGTAAGTGGAGTCatgttgatttttcttgtgACCACATTACTCTTGTTTAAAATGTCAAGAATCGTTTTTTCCCCTGCTGTTCTTGAATTTGTTGCTTAGTATTTTGTGAGCATGTTAATGGTTGTATAAGTTTATGTTTGATCTGAGGCATTGTCTTGTTTCATTGTATTGAGGCAGATCTGTCTTGTTTCCAAGGATTATTTTTCTGTCCGGAGGCAGCTTCTTTGCTTCTTCATAACTTCTGTATATATCATATCAGTCCTCCTGGGCATGAGGTTTGTAAGTTTATCTACTTAAATGcaatttttattgcattttaaaCTGAACATTACTATTTACATAGTTTATCTGGAAATTCCACAAGAGTTTTTGTAGTTGGGAGCAGCAGCAGTTTGTCCCGATGATCCAATCCCTTCTGCTGACGACTTAGCAAATCAAATAATTGAGGTTCTCAACTATTTTCGGTAACTATATACTATGCCTTGTTGTTACTATATGTTTACTATGCCTTATTGTTagctttttcattttctgaaacTGTTCTATGTAGAAAGAGACAAATCACTTGAGGTTCTTTTCATAGTTATGCACAAAAGTTGAAAGTGAGCAAAAGAGCACTGCATATATTTAGTGTGGGCAAATCTAATGTGTCTGATATATTTACTGATTGCATGAACTTTTTCCCTGTCCAGGCTTGGTGCAGTGATGTGTATGGGAGCATCAGCTGGTGCTTACATTCTTTCGCTATTCGCTGTATGTACcttatttgattttgaagaGAGGGCAGGGGCTGTTTAACCATTTATGAGTAGTTTTAATACATAGCAAATCTTATGTTTATTTCATGCAGACAAAATATAGGGAGCGTGTTGTTGGTTTAATACTTGTATCTCCCTTGTGCAAAGCTCCTTCTTGGACTGAATGGTTCTATAATAAGGTTTCTTTAAAATGCCAACAGTTATGCACTCACGAGTTCTCTAGTTTGATAACTTTACTATACTGAGACTGCTTTTAATTTTAGATGATGTCAAATTTGCTATATTTCTACGGTGTGTGTGGCGTGTTGAAAGAGTGTCTGCTCCAGCGCTACTTCAGCAAGGTATTGTAATGCAAGGATCTTGGCCCTCTTGCATTTCTTCGTTTACTATGTTACAAGTTTTCGTGGCCAACCTTAACAGGAAGTTCGTGGTGATGCTGAATTTCCAGAATCAGAGATAGTTCAAGCTTGCAGAAAAGTATGTGCTAAGCTAATTTAGTCCTCCCTTTTTCTGCCGCAGctgaaatatgaattttattactttaactTTATTCATTTTCTCTGCTGCATATACCTCACTTTGGTTCTTTCTCTCGATTTGTTTCCAGCTCCTAGATGAGAGAAAGAGCATCAATATCTTTCGGTTTCTTCAGGCTATCAATGAGTAAGATCTGCTAAGATAAGCttctttataagaaaataaagatataaaacaaattgactttctttttagttaaaatcaaagtatgtatttcagtttttaaaagACTAGACGGAAgaacttttataaaagttaaggccaaagttgattttattttgagagAAACCCAATTCAATTTTACCaacttattttcttctcatagtacttgtaattttttaatctgaACATGCCCTTACTAACTGAGTTAACATACTTATGTGCTTCAACTTCGCTTGTAAACTAGCAGGAGAC
Coding sequences:
- the LOC106763440 gene encoding pollen-specific protein SF21; the encoded protein is MAESVSVDMELILLARKEHHIRTGCGSVSVIVCGDQDKPPLITYPDVALNYLSCFQGLFFCPEAASLLLHNFCIYHISPPGHELGAAAVCPDDPIPSADDLANQIIEVLNYFRLGAVMCMGASAGAYILSLFATKYRERVVGLILVSPLCKAPSWTEWFYNKMMSNLLYFYGVCGVLKECLLQRYFSKEVRGDAEFPESEIVQACRKLLDERKSINIFRFLQAINERPDITEGLKRLKCRTLIFVGDSSPFHSEAIHMTSKLDKRYTALVEVQGCGSMVTEEQPYAMLVPMENFLMGYGLYRPSHLSGSPKSPLSPSCISPELLSPESMGLKLKPIKTRV